The following proteins are encoded in a genomic region of Vulpes vulpes isolate BD-2025 chromosome X, VulVul3, whole genome shotgun sequence:
- the GPR50 gene encoding melatonin-related receptor translates to MGPTLAVPTPYGCIGCKLPQPDYPPALIIFMFCAMVITIVVDLIGNSMVILAVTKNKKLRNSGNIFVVSLSVADMLVAIYPYPLMLHAMAIGGWDLSQLQCQMVGFITGLSVVGSIFNIMAIAINRYCYICHSLQYERIFSVRNTCIYLIITWIMTVLAVLPNMYIGTIEYDPRTYTCIFNYLNNPAFAVTIVCIHFVLPLFIVGFCYMRIWTKVLAARDPAGQNPDNQLAEVRNFLTMFVIFLLFAVCWCPINVLTVLVAVSPKEMAGKIPNWLYLAAYFIAYFNSCLNAVIYGLLNENFRREYWTIFHAMRHPILFVSGLITDIRETREARALARARARARDQAREQAHEQEPARACPAVEEIPMNVRNVPLPGDAAAGRPERASGHPKPASGHSRSASAYRKSASSHHKSVFSHSKSASGHSKPASGHPKSATVYPKPASVHFKADSVHFKPASVHFKADSVHFKAASNHPKPVTGHHIPAGSHSKAALSPATSPHKPTTGYIKPAATHPEPTTADNPEPAAASSPQPAIASPPEPANAGHRELTASSCPETTAAGHVECDVADLPEPVCSPPSASPEPAASPLELAAAANLPDPTVTTTTTTTTTDYHKIVVIDVEADSDEMDV, encoded by the exons ATGGGGCCTACCCTGGCAGTTCCCACACCATATGGCTGCATCGGCTGTAAGCTGCCACAGCCAGACTACCCACCGGCTCTCATCATCTTTATGTTCTGCGCAATGGTTATCACCATCGTCGTAGACCTGATCGGCAACTCCATGGTCATCTTAGCTGTGACAAAGAACAAGAAGCTTCGAAATTCTG GCAACATCTTCGTCGTGAGCCTCTCCGTGGCCGATATGTTGGTGGCCATCTACCCCTACCCTCTGATGCTGCATGCCATGGCCATTGGGGGCTGGGATCTGAGCCAACTGCAGTGCCAGATGGTCGGATTCATCACCGGGCTGAGTGTGGTCGGTTCTATCTTCAACATCATGGCAATCGCCATCAACCGCTACTGCTACATCTGTCACAGCCTCCAGTACGAGCGGATCTTCAGTGTGCGCAACACCTGCATTTACCTGATCATCACCTGGATCATGACCGTCCTGGCTGTCCTGCCCAACATGTACATCGGCACCATCGAGTATGATCCTCGCACCTACACCTGCATCTTCAACTACCTGAACAACCCTGCCTTTGCTGTGACCATCGTCTGCATCCACTTCGTCCTCCCTCTGTTCATCGTGGGCTTCTGCTACATGAGGATCTGGACCAAAGTGCTGGCAGCCCGTGACCCGGCCGGACAGAATCCTGACAACCAGCTTGCTGAGGTTCGCAATTTTCTAACCATGTTTGTGATCTTCCTCCTCTTTGCAGTGTGCTGGTGCCCTATCAACGTGCTCACTGTCTTGGTGGCTGTCAGTCCGAAGGAGATGGCAGGCAAGATCCCCAACTGGCTTTATCTTGCAGCCTACTTCATAGCCTACTTCAACAGCTGCCTCAACGCTGTGATCTACGGGCTCCTCAATGAGAATTTCCGAAGAGAGTACTGGACCATCTTCCATGCCATGCGGCACCCTATCCTGTTCGTCTCTGGCCTCATCACTGATATTCGTGAGACTCGGGAGGCCCGTGCCCTCGCCCgtgcccgcgcccgcgcccgcgacCAAGCCCGCGAACAAGCCCATGAACAAGAACCTGCCCGTGCCTGTCCTGCTGTGGAGGAGATACCGATGAATGTCCGGAATGTTCCACTGCCTGGTGATGCTGCAGCTGGCCGACCTGAGCGTGCCTCTGGCCATCCCAAACCGGCCTCTGGCCACTCCAGGTCTGCCTCTGCCTACCGCAAGTCTGCCTCTAGCCACCATAAGTCCGTCTTTAGCCACTCCAAGTCCGCCTCTGGCCACTCCAAGCCTGCCTCTGGCCACCCCAAGTCTGCCACTGTCTATCCTAAGCCTGCCTCTGTCCACTTCAAGGCTGACTCTGTCCATTTCAAGCCTGCCTCTGTCCATTTCAAGGCTGACTCTGTCCATTTCAAGGCTGCCTCCAACCACCCTAAACCTGTCACTGGCCACCACATTCCTGCTGGCAGCCATTCCAAGGCTGCCTTGAGCCCTGCCACCAGCCCCCACAAGCCCACAACAGGCTACATCAAGCCTGCTGCCACCCACCCTGAGCCCACCACTGCTGATAATCCTGAGCCTGCTGCCGCCAGCTCCCCCCAGCCAGCGATCGCCAGCCCCCCGGAGCCTGCCAACGCTGGCCACCGTGAGCTCACTGCCTCCAGCTGCCCTGAGACCACCGCTGCTGGCCACGTTGAGTGTGATGTCGCTGACCTCCCTGAGCCTGTCTGCAGCCCTCCCAGTGCGTCCCCCGAGCCTGCTGCCAGCCCACTGGAGCTTGCCGCCGCCGCCAACCTTCCTGACCCCActgtgaccaccaccaccaccaccaccaccactgatTATCATAAGATTGTGGTTATTGATGTCGAAGCTGATTCTGATGAAATGGATGTGTGA